The stretch of DNA CGCATGACGTCGTCGAACGCGTCCAGATCGATTTCCCCCAGTGCCTGCGGTCGGACCAGCCCGACGTTGTTCACCAGTCCATCGAACTCATACGTGCGCGCCAGTTCCGCCAGCACTTCGCCGGTCAACTTGCGATCACTCAGATCCAGCGGAAACAGGATGCCCGGAAAACTCAGGTCAGGCTGCCGGGCAATCCCTACTACTCGATGCCCGGCGCGGTCGAGATGTTCGGCCAGCGCCCGGCCAATGCCTTTGCTGGCGCCGGTGATGAGGAAGGTACGTCGGGTCATGGCGGCTCCTGGGCACATGGGGATCGGATCAGCCGCGCAATGCATCCAGCATTGCTTCAGGCTCGGGACGCTGAGTGTAATCCGGGTTGACCTCGGCGTAACGAATCAGGCCATTCTGACCGATCACATAACGCGCCGGCATCGGCAATGTCCACGATGGATCATCGTTGAAGGTTGGCAGGTCGTTACGCAGGTTCTTGTACAGCTCGATCAGGTAATCCGGTAATTCGAAGCGCAGGCCGAACGCCGCCGCCACGTCATTGCGCGGGTCGCTGAGGATCGGAAACTGCAGTTCGTTGATGCGTTGCGACTTGCGGCTGTTGGCAGCGATCTGCGGCGAAATGGCCAGCAGACTGGCCCCGGCGTGCTGAATCGAAGGGAGAAAGGCCTGCAACGCTTGCAGCTCCATGTTGCAGTACGGGCACCAGACACCGCGATAGAACGTCAGCACCAACGGCCCTTGCGCCAACAGATCAGCCGACGATACGGGATGGCCTTCGGGGTCTTTCAGGGTGAACAGCGGCGCCATGTCGCCGAGCTTCAAGGCACGGCTTGCCGCGCCGGAGGCGATCAGTTCGGCTGTGGCGCGCTCCATCACCGGGTGAATGTCGGCGGGTGCGTTGTAAGGAGGGTTGCCGGCTTTGAAGTCGGCTTTGAACGCGTCGAGTCTTGCTTGCAGGGTCATGTTCGAAATTCCTCTGGGAGCGCCGGTAGTGGCTGGGTTCAAGGATGACCGTCAGGCGCGGGCAGCGGAACGCAGGTGCCGGGCATAGCATTCATGCTTCGCGGGAATGGCAGGGTTGATCACATCCTGTAAAACAACCGAACGTCGCTCTGCAGATTTCTGTGCTTGAGTAAAGATAACTCTGGAGTTACTTTTGTTGGGCCGAAGCAAGGAGGCGGTAGGTGCAAAGCAGGCTATTGATCAAGGAGCTGGAGGAGGCGGGCTGGACGCTGGATCGAGTGACCGGCAGCCACCATATCTTCACGCACCGACACAACCCGTACACGATTCCCGTTCCCCACCCGAAAAAGGATTTGCCGCTGGGGACGGTCAAAAGCATCAGGAGGCGTGCCGGGCTGTACAACCCGCCACCCAGCTACAAGGGAGATCCATAATGCAATATCCGATCTGTATCGAATGGGGTGACGAAGACACCGCCATCGGCATTCAGATACCCGACATTCCCGGCGCCGTCACGGCCGGGGATAGCTTCGAGGACGCCTACAACGCAGCCGTTGAAATCGCCCACATCATGCTGCAGGAGATGGCGGCGGACGGGGAATCGATTCCCATGCCGACGTCGGCAGCGGCTCATCGCAATAATCCGGAGTTTGCCGACATGGGCTGGGGCATGCTTGAGCTGGATATCTCGCCGTATATGGGCAAGACCGAGAAGGTCAACGTGACGTTGCCAGGCTATGTGATCCAGCGTATCGATCGATATGTGCGTGAGCACAATGTCAAAAGCCGCTCCTCCTTTCTGGCGGATGCGGCGATGGAAAAACTGGTCCGGTATTGAATGGCACCGCTCCCACAGGTTCAGTGGAGGACCTGTGGGAGCGAGCTTGCTCGCGAAGCTTTTGACGCCTTACGCCGTTGCCAATGAACCACGCTGGGAAGCACTCAAAAACCGCAACAACGCCAGCAGCGGGAACGCACTCCCCACAATCACGATCCACAACCAGCCGCCCTGCTCATACACCGCACTGGCGACCGACGAACCGAAGGCGCCGCCGATGAAGATGCTGGTCATGTACAGCGCATTCAGGCGACCACGGCTTTTGGCATCCAGCGAATAGACCGCGCGCTGACCGAGGACCATGTTCATCTGTACGCAGAAGTCGAGTACCACGCCGGTCACGGCCAGGCCGATCACGCTGTAGGCCGGGTGGATGAACGCTGGCAGGAAGCTCAGGCTCGCGAACAGCATGGCCAGCAGCGAAGCGATGCGGGTGTGGCCGGCGTCAGCCAGGCGTCCACTGATCGGCGCGGCGATGGCACCGATGGCGCCGACCAGGGCGAAGATCGCGATCTCGCTCTGCGACAGGCCATGGTTGCGCGCCAGTTCCAGCGGCACCGCCGTCCAGAACAGGCTGAACGTGGCGAACATGCAGCCTTGATAAAACGCCCGCTGACGCAGCACCGGTTGCTGGCGCAGCAGCGTCCACAACGAGCCGATCAGTTGGCCATACGTGGCGCTGTGATCCGGTTGACGCTTGGGCACGGTCAGCGCCAGCACCACGCTGATCGCTGCCATCAACGCCGCGGCAATCATGAACATCGCGCGCCAGCCGAAATGGTCAGCGACGACGCTCGACACCGGCCGCGCCAGCAGAATGCCCAGCAGCAGACCGCCCATGATCCCGCCGACCACCCGGCCACGGGATTCCTCCGGCGCCAGATGCGCGGCGAGGGGAATCAGGATCTGCACCGACACCGAACTGAAACCCACCAGCAATGAGATCAGCAGGAACACGTTGGGCTGACTGGTGAACGCCGCACCGAGCAGGCTGGCAATCGCCACCACGGTGGTAATGATCATCAACCGACGGTTTTCCAGCAGGTCGCCCAGCGGCACCAGAAAGAACAGGCCCAGCGCATAACCGATCTGCGTCAGCGAGACGATGAAGCTGGCCATGGTGTCGGAAAGACCAATGTCCGGGGCGATCAGGCCGATGATCGGCTGCGCGTAGTAGATGTTGGCGACGATGGCGCCGCAGCAGAAGGCGAACAGCAGCACCATGCCTCGGGTCATTGCGTGAGTTGTGGCGTTCATAAGGTTTCTCGATCCAGCGAAAGGGAATGCGGTGAGGCTAAGGGACGCACCGAGGCGGCGGTAGAAGCCTTGTATCGATAGCAGTTATTCCGTTGCGGAATGATTGGCTTCAGGCGTGGTGGCATCGATCGGCGAACCTTGCGTCCCTCCGGGGAGCGGTGATGATACATTCACTTACATCTTCTTCGATAGCGTGCTTATGTTTACTGCTGCGCTGTTTCTGTTCATCACCGGAGGATTGCCATGTTGCGTCAACTGCTGCGTCACACCACCACGATTGCCCTGATCGGCGTGCTCGGCGCCAGCGCGGTGCAGGCGGCCGATGCCCCCGGCACGCGGCTCGGCGTGCGCGGCGAGATCACCGGGGTCAGCGCCGACTCGTTGAAAGTGCACGTCAACAGTGGCGAGAACGTGGTCATCCAGTTGACCGCGGATACCAAGGTCCGCGCCGTCACGCTGGCCAATATCGAGGACATCAAACCCGGCAGCTACATCGGCTCGGCCGCCATGCCGCAGGAGGATGGCACGCTCAAGGCAATGGAAGTGCACGTATTCCCGCCGGAACTGGCCGGCAGCGGCGATGGCCATCGGCCGTTCGATCTGGCCAAGGGCAGCAGCATGACCAATGGCAGCGTCGGCGATCTGGTGGTCAGCAACGGCCGGGTGTTGACCGTCAACTACAAGAGCGGGCAGCAGAAGATTCTGGTGCCGGAGGACGTGCCGATCGTCAATCTGACGCCGGGGGATCGCAGCTTGCTCAAGGTCGGGGTGAAGATCGTTACCTTTGTGACGCAGGGGGCGGACGGCACGTTGACGGCGCAGTCCATCTCCGCCGGCAAGGATGGCGTCACCCCACCGATGTAACTGCCAAACACAACCCCCTGTAGGAGTGAGCCTGCTCGCGATAGCGTCTTATCATTCAGCACATGTGTGGCTGACAGACCCCTATCGCGAGCAGGCTCACTCCTACAAGGGATTTGCGCAGATCAATGAAAAAGGCGACCGCTGAGGGTCGCCTTTTTCATGGCTGCTTAAGCCTTACTGGCCGGTATAAATCTGATCAAAGATCCCGCCATCATTGAAGTGGGTCTTCTGCACCGAGCGCCAGTCACCGAAGGTCTTCTCGACCGACAGGAAATCGACTTTCGGGAAGCGGTCGGTGTATTTCGCCAGCACCGCCGGGTCCCGTGGGCGCAGGTAGTTGGCGGCGGCAATTTCCTGGCCTTCCGGCGACCACAGGTACTTCAGGTATTCATCGGCCGCAGCGCGGGTGCCTTTCTTGTCGACCACTTTGTCGACCACCGACACTGGTGGCTCTGCTTCGGCGGAGACGCTTGGGTAGATCACTTCGAACTGATCACGACCAAACTCGCGAGCGATCATTTCCGCTTCGTTCTCGAAGGTCACCAGCACGTCACCGATCTGGTTGGTCATGAACGTGGTGGTCGCGGCGCGGCCACCGGTATCGAGCACCGGCGCCTGTTTGAACAGTTTGCCGACGAACTCTTTGGCCTTGCTCTCGTCACCGCCGTTCTTCAGCACGTAGCCCCAGGCCGACAGGTAGGTGTAGCGACCGTTACCGGAGGTTTTCGGGTTCGGCACGATCACCTGCACGCCGTCCTTGAGCAGATCCGGCCAGTCTTTCAGGGCTTTCGGGTTGCCCTTGCGCACGATGAACACGGTGGCCGAAGTGAACGGCGCGCTGTTGTTCGGCAGGCGGGTGACCCAGTTTTCCGGGACCAGTTTGCCGTTGTCGGCGAGGGCGTTGATGTCGGTCGCCATGTTCATGGTGATGACGTCAGCCGGCAGGCCGTCGATCACCGAACGGGCCTGCTTGCTCGATCCACCGAAGGACATCTGCACCGTGATGTTTTCGTTGTGCTCGGCTTGCCAGTGCTTTTGGAACGCAGTGTTGTAGTCCTTGTAGAAATCG from Pseudomonas sp. P8_229 encodes:
- a CDS encoding sulfate ABC transporter substrate-binding protein; the protein is MKKLFGASLLAAGLAFGSVAQAAPTLLNVSYDVMRDFYKDYNTAFQKHWQAEHNENITVQMSFGGSSKQARSVIDGLPADVITMNMATDINALADNGKLVPENWVTRLPNNSAPFTSATVFIVRKGNPKALKDWPDLLKDGVQVIVPNPKTSGNGRYTYLSAWGYVLKNGGDESKAKEFVGKLFKQAPVLDTGGRAATTTFMTNQIGDVLVTFENEAEMIAREFGRDQFEVIYPSVSAEAEPPVSVVDKVVDKKGTRAAADEYLKYLWSPEGQEIAAANYLRPRDPAVLAKYTDRFPKVDFLSVEKTFGDWRSVQKTHFNDGGIFDQIYTGQ
- a CDS encoding peroxiredoxin-like family protein, which encodes MTLQARLDAFKADFKAGNPPYNAPADIHPVMERATAELIASGAASRALKLGDMAPLFTLKDPEGHPVSSADLLAQGPLVLTFYRGVWCPYCNMELQALQAFLPSIQHAGASLLAISPQIAANSRKSQRINELQFPILSDPRNDVAAAFGLRFELPDYLIELYKNLRNDLPTFNDDPSWTLPMPARYVIGQNGLIRYAEVNPDYTQRPEPEAMLDALRG
- a CDS encoding type II toxin-antitoxin system HicB family antitoxin; protein product: MQYPICIEWGDEDTAIGIQIPDIPGAVTAGDSFEDAYNAAVEIAHIMLQEMAADGESIPMPTSAAAHRNNPEFADMGWGMLELDISPYMGKTEKVNVTLPGYVIQRIDRYVREHNVKSRSSFLADAAMEKLVRY
- a CDS encoding DUF5666 domain-containing protein, yielding MLRQLLRHTTTIALIGVLGASAVQAADAPGTRLGVRGEITGVSADSLKVHVNSGENVVIQLTADTKVRAVTLANIEDIKPGSYIGSAAMPQEDGTLKAMEVHVFPPELAGSGDGHRPFDLAKGSSMTNGSVGDLVVSNGRVLTVNYKSGQQKILVPEDVPIVNLTPGDRSLLKVGVKIVTFVTQGADGTLTAQSISAGKDGVTPPM
- a CDS encoding MFS transporter; translation: MNATTHAMTRGMVLLFAFCCGAIVANIYYAQPIIGLIAPDIGLSDTMASFIVSLTQIGYALGLFFLVPLGDLLENRRLMIITTVVAIASLLGAAFTSQPNVFLLISLLVGFSSVSVQILIPLAAHLAPEESRGRVVGGIMGGLLLGILLARPVSSVVADHFGWRAMFMIAAALMAAISVVLALTVPKRQPDHSATYGQLIGSLWTLLRQQPVLRQRAFYQGCMFATFSLFWTAVPLELARNHGLSQSEIAIFALVGAIGAIAAPISGRLADAGHTRIASLLAMLFASLSFLPAFIHPAYSVIGLAVTGVVLDFCVQMNMVLGQRAVYSLDAKSRGRLNALYMTSIFIGGAFGSSVASAVYEQGGWLWIVIVGSAFPLLALLRFLSASQRGSLATA
- a CDS encoding type II toxin-antitoxin system HicA family toxin, translating into MQSRLLIKELEEAGWTLDRVTGSHHIFTHRHNPYTIPVPHPKKDLPLGTVKSIRRRAGLYNPPPSYKGDP